The following are encoded in a window of Mycobacterium vicinigordonae genomic DNA:
- the rbpA gene encoding RNA polymerase-binding protein RbpA: MADRVLRGSRLGAVSYETDRNHDLAPRQIARYRTENGEEFEVPFADDAEIPGSWLCRNGMEGTLIEGDLPEPKKVKPPRTHWDMLLERRSVEELEELLKERLELIRSRRRG, translated from the coding sequence ATGGCTGATCGTGTCCTGCGAGGCAGTCGCCTCGGAGCCGTGAGCTATGAGACCGACCGCAATCACGACCTCGCACCGCGCCAAATCGCGCGATACCGCACCGAGAACGGCGAAGAGTTCGAAGTTCCGTTCGCCGACGACGCCGAAATCCCCGGCAGCTGGCTGTGCCGCAACGGCATGGAAGGCACTCTGATCGAGGGTGACCTACCGGAACCGAAGAAGGTCAAGCCGCCGCGCACCCACTGGGACATGCTGCTGGAGCGCCGCTCCGTTGAAGAACTCGAAGAGCTGCTCAAGGAGCGCCTCGAGCTGATCCGGTCGCGTCGCCGCGGCTAG
- a CDS encoding DUF2510 domain-containing protein yields the protein MTSIGLVLVVLVLLIAAAAVIGGVVVLVVRLTKPKPPIHPAAGWYPDPNNPGSMRYFDGRVWSQPVRPPE from the coding sequence ATGACCAGCATTGGTCTCGTTCTGGTCGTGCTAGTCCTGCTTATCGCGGCCGCCGCTGTCATCGGCGGGGTTGTCGTGCTTGTTGTGCGCTTAACCAAGCCGAAGCCACCGATACATCCGGCGGCGGGGTGGTACCCGGACCCGAACAACCCAGGTTCAATGCGCTACTTCGATGGGCGGGTGTGGAGCCAACCAGTTCGCCCTCCGGAATGA